Proteins encoded within one genomic window of Microbacterium sp. LKL04:
- a CDS encoding ABC transporter substrate-binding protein yields the protein MSSTHSRLRRGAAALAVLSIGGALLAGCSADGRETLRFTFSKREALPFMQDVVQKYNASQDRVTVEMDTSGVDVVSASFVRGNPPDIMLANYNYEVARFVQRCALSDLSGTDAAATVREDLQPLMEQYGTCEGRTSALPYSVMASSVIYNTQIFEENGLEVPTTWDELIAVCDALEEAGVTPIYGTFKDDWTVAQGWYDYAIGGSVDVIDFFDRLAAEGAEVDSSSEVSFEKTFTEPVEKVLQLATEYTNPDADSRAYGDGNLAFGEGEAAMYLQGPWAFSEIAKTAPDAPLGTFPLPMTDDPDDLAIRVNMDLAAMIPDASTKKDAARDFLEYLYQPEIIEAYNESQLGFAPTTDAAPPQDPRIEGMQSFYDEGRIYQGPSVLVPKTIPVFAYAQAMLFGQDPARTFATMDSDWSRLAFRQPVLTDEAEEATR from the coding sequence ATGTCATCGACCCATTCCCGGCTGCGCCGGGGCGCCGCGGCGCTCGCCGTCCTCTCGATCGGGGGTGCACTGCTCGCCGGTTGCTCGGCCGACGGCCGCGAGACCCTGCGGTTCACTTTCAGCAAGCGCGAGGCGCTGCCGTTCATGCAGGACGTCGTGCAGAAGTACAACGCCTCGCAGGACCGCGTCACTGTCGAGATGGACACCTCGGGCGTCGACGTCGTCTCGGCCAGCTTCGTCCGAGGCAACCCGCCCGACATCATGCTCGCCAACTACAACTACGAGGTCGCCCGCTTCGTGCAGCGATGCGCGCTCAGCGACCTGAGCGGGACGGATGCCGCCGCCACGGTGCGCGAGGACCTGCAGCCCCTCATGGAGCAGTACGGCACATGCGAGGGTCGCACGAGTGCGCTGCCGTACTCGGTGATGGCGTCGTCGGTCATCTACAACACGCAGATCTTCGAGGAGAACGGCCTCGAGGTGCCGACCACGTGGGACGAGCTCATCGCCGTCTGCGACGCGCTCGAAGAGGCAGGCGTCACGCCGATCTACGGCACCTTCAAGGACGACTGGACCGTGGCGCAGGGCTGGTACGACTACGCGATCGGCGGGTCCGTCGACGTGATCGACTTCTTCGACCGCCTCGCCGCGGAGGGCGCGGAGGTCGACAGCTCGTCGGAGGTCTCCTTCGAGAAGACCTTCACCGAGCCGGTCGAGAAGGTGCTGCAGCTCGCCACCGAGTACACGAACCCCGATGCCGACAGCCGCGCATACGGCGACGGCAACCTCGCGTTCGGCGAGGGCGAGGCGGCGATGTACCTGCAGGGGCCGTGGGCTTTCAGCGAGATCGCCAAGACAGCGCCCGACGCCCCGCTCGGAACGTTCCCGCTTCCGATGACGGATGATCCCGACGACCTCGCGATCCGCGTGAACATGGACCTCGCGGCCATGATCCCCGACGCGTCGACGAAGAAGGATGCCGCCCGGGACTTCCTCGAATACCTCTACCAGCCCGAGATCATCGAGGCCTACAACGAGTCGCAGCTCGGGTTCGCACCGACGACGGATGCCGCTCCGCCGCAGGATCCGCGAATCGAGGGCATGCAGTCGTTCTACGACGAGGGTCGGATCTACCAGGGTCCGTCGGTGCTCGTCCCGAAGACGATCCCGGTGTTCGCCTACGCGCAGGCCATGCTGTTCGGCCAGGACCCCGCGCGCACGTTCGCCACCATGGACAGTGACTGGTCGCGACTCGCGTTCCGCCAGCCCGTCCTCACCGACGAGGCCGAGGAGGCAACGCGATGA
- a CDS encoding ROK family protein codes for MSTLVSPPTRPASQDAVLAFAWETLEFTATDAMESTGLTRSTTIEATAALVARGLLAELPNARLAGDYRKGRPARRFALRDDAALVVGIDAGHEHVSVSIADLRGESMADADARLVLDRDDAPARAAAVAETVDRALAAAGRTRADVLAVCAGVPAPVDRTGRSPRHPTRFWERMNPDLVDVLSWAPIVRIENDASLAAVAEGSNGAAKGCQDYIALLAGSRLGAGVVVDGHLLRGHHGGVGEMVAFDHVDGVRGAEGLGSRVASWAAELARSGEATAGFREVGPEELDARTVLAMAARGDADALRIVDRVGLALARIVSVLGSMFDPERVVVSGAIADGVHEVVAAARRSLPTDLDLPAPELVASTLGGEVVVTGAVAAAVTSARERALDVWPA; via the coding sequence ATGTCGACACTCGTCTCTCCTCCGACTCGCCCGGCGAGTCAGGACGCCGTGCTCGCTTTCGCGTGGGAGACACTCGAGTTCACCGCCACGGACGCGATGGAGTCCACGGGGTTGACGCGGTCGACGACCATCGAAGCGACCGCTGCCCTCGTCGCTCGCGGGCTGCTCGCCGAGCTGCCGAATGCACGTCTGGCCGGGGATTACCGCAAGGGCCGCCCGGCGCGTCGGTTCGCGCTGCGAGACGACGCCGCCCTCGTCGTCGGCATCGACGCCGGACACGAGCACGTGTCGGTGTCGATCGCGGACCTCCGGGGCGAGTCGATGGCGGATGCCGACGCGCGCCTCGTCCTGGACCGTGACGACGCCCCCGCTCGCGCCGCTGCCGTGGCCGAGACCGTCGACCGGGCCCTGGCCGCTGCGGGTCGCACGCGAGCGGACGTGCTCGCGGTGTGCGCCGGCGTGCCCGCGCCGGTCGACCGCACGGGGCGGTCGCCGCGGCATCCCACCCGCTTCTGGGAGCGCATGAACCCCGACCTCGTCGACGTCCTCTCGTGGGCACCGATCGTGCGGATCGAGAACGACGCGTCGCTGGCTGCGGTCGCCGAGGGGTCGAACGGGGCCGCGAAGGGATGCCAGGACTACATCGCCCTGCTCGCCGGGTCGCGCCTGGGCGCCGGGGTCGTCGTCGACGGACACCTGCTGCGCGGTCATCACGGCGGGGTCGGCGAGATGGTCGCATTCGACCACGTCGACGGCGTGCGCGGCGCCGAGGGCCTCGGATCGCGGGTGGCATCGTGGGCCGCCGAACTCGCCCGCTCCGGTGAGGCGACGGCGGGATTCCGGGAGGTCGGGCCAGAAGAGCTCGACGCCCGGACGGTCCTCGCGATGGCCGCCCGGGGAGACGCCGACGCGCTGCGGATCGTGGACCGCGTGGGCCTCGCCCTCGCCCGCATCGTGAGCGTCCTGGGCAGCATGTTCGACCCGGAGCGTGTCGTCGTGTCGGGCGCGATCGCGGACGGCGTGCACGAGGTCGTCGCTGCGGCGCGGCGGTCGCTCCCGACCGACCTGGACCTGCCCGCGCCGGAGCTCGTCGCGTCGACCCTGGGGGGCGAGGTCGTGGTCACCGGAGCGGTCGCCGCGGCTGTGACCTCAGCGCGCGAACGCGCGCTCGACGTCTGGCCGGCCTGA
- a CDS encoding alpha/beta fold hydrolase, whose protein sequence is MPATEDAPDVDVEHVGRGSHRTRVTRVETTAGDGGRPFVLVAGVGVAATYFEFLAPSLAEHGDVFALDLPGFAGMPRPGDQPTAEFFADRVEEVLDHYGLEDPVIIGHSMGTQVVTEVLIRRPQLRHAVLVSPVVNDQESSLPIVALRFAQSATRETFHLAMTALSAYVLCGFVYFVQVLPHMLRYRLVERMPRVEASVLFIRGEYDATSPRRFHSRLVAAARKARRWEIRGAAHSIINAHAVGAAELIVKHANDSLRPKGRMPAEEAAVPPPPHAGIGVVWSAMLERAAEWWSAARRDEAGVERAKERHARILWRAYSRARQDPRREVR, encoded by the coding sequence ATGCCCGCCACCGAGGACGCCCCCGACGTCGACGTCGAGCACGTCGGACGCGGCAGCCATCGCACGCGTGTGACGCGCGTCGAGACCACGGCAGGCGACGGCGGACGGCCCTTCGTCCTCGTCGCCGGTGTCGGTGTCGCAGCGACGTACTTCGAGTTCCTCGCGCCCTCGCTCGCCGAGCACGGGGACGTGTTCGCGCTCGACCTGCCCGGATTCGCGGGGATGCCGCGGCCCGGCGACCAGCCCACGGCGGAGTTCTTCGCGGATCGGGTCGAAGAGGTCCTCGATCACTACGGCCTCGAGGATCCGGTGATCATCGGTCACTCGATGGGCACGCAGGTCGTCACCGAAGTCCTGATCCGACGGCCGCAGCTGCGGCACGCCGTGCTGGTGAGCCCCGTCGTGAACGACCAGGAGTCGTCGCTTCCGATCGTTGCGCTGCGGTTCGCCCAGTCCGCGACGCGCGAGACGTTCCACCTCGCGATGACCGCGCTGTCGGCATACGTCCTCTGCGGGTTCGTCTACTTCGTGCAGGTTCTGCCGCACATGCTGCGATACCGGTTGGTCGAGCGGATGCCGCGGGTCGAGGCATCCGTCCTGTTCATCCGCGGCGAGTACGACGCGACGTCACCGCGCCGGTTCCATTCGCGGCTCGTAGCCGCGGCGCGGAAGGCCCGCCGGTGGGAGATCCGGGGCGCGGCGCACTCGATCATCAACGCGCACGCGGTGGGGGCGGCCGAGCTCATCGTGAAGCACGCGAACGATTCGCTGCGGCCGAAGGGACGGATGCCGGCCGAGGAGGCCGCCGTTCCGCCACCGCCCCACGCCGGCATCGGGGTCGTCTGGAGCGCGATGCTCGAACGCGCCGCCGAATGGTGGTCGGCCGCGCGCCGCGACGAGGCCGGCGTCGAACGCGCGAAGGAACGGCACGCCCGCATCCTCTGGCGCGCCTACTCCCGCGCGCGCCAGGACCCGCGCCGCGAGGTGCGCTGA